The stretch of DNA AAGAAGgatcctatgttaacatgtaactgggtctgttaagatgtttttgattgaaatagcttttgattttagtacatgtgaccacttaatgctgcacattcaaagaatgaccgtttgcagttccttataaaacataaaatgtttagaaaatatgctgtgcataataatgtggaacagtgcattttgagttttttagttttgaaaaaaatactgttctcattgGGAGCtttattcagtaaaatttgatttatattgtaatagttcatgacttgaaaattatactgaccatcatttgcattgaccatttaagaaaatcagagaaaatataatttgcataataatttggaacgcGGTGTAAGAGGAACGCTATATTGATCTAGGTGATATGGCCTTACACACTGAGATATCATGTTACTGGTCCCAATCATCTACCAGTCTGACTACATTTTGTTTAAAGCGTCTAGTATTACTATATTGGTTGTTTAATATTCAGCTTTTACAAGAATGACTGAAAGGCCAAGCGTTGCCACAAAGCTCAGTGTGTGATTCGACACAAAACGGACCAGTGACTggagtaaaaaaatacaactcatTTTACCTCCCATTATGCcattttgttaaattgttatttttgcagctttcaaaatagttttcattttttaaactttgccgCCACCGGTCATCACACTGCCGTGTAACCTCCGTAGGGTTTGCATGAAACTACAACTCTGTTGtcacttgaaaataaaaatacaaaattcagcaataaaaatgtttctggtgTGTAAACAGCTCTGTCTGCCTCTGTAATGATTCTGCTAAACTGTtgtctccctcctcctcctcctcttctctcttgTTTTTGGAAACTTTGGTCGGGTTGTCCGTCGCCATAGCAGACACAGTCCAGTGGCTTTTGATGGCCGGCTGCCAGTAGGCGCTGGGAACACACTGTTCAGCTCTGTCAGACAGTTTCATTAGCGTGCATGGTGATACTGTGTTGTGGTTTTGtcaccttttttgtttgttcgtCTCTGTTTTTAGCATTCTCAATGCATATCACTGCACTACTAAAACTGGATCATTGGAAGATGTGCAAATAAAGGAGCTTTCAGCTGGAAGGTGACCATAAATCTCTTTGTTACGCATCTTCAACAGATAGATTCAGATGTTTGAATACACTCTGGTGTGAAAAGATGAtacaatttaaagaacaaaagaattggtttaaaacatttttttgtctgttgttttGCATATCCACACACAAGGTTGAATGAAATACGCAAAGATTTTAATCTATACTAACACTCCCTCTTAAGTCTGGTTAAAGGAAAGTTTCACTTTGACAATTTCAGGGAGCGTCTCGCTCAGTTCCAATGGAATATTTGACCAAATCAGTaatttgtaatttgatttaCATGAATTGCCAAATCAGTAATCCGTGTAAATCAGTTGAGAGGGgacgtttgttttgtttatggaACGGACCCAGAAAAATGAAGTAGACGCCCCAATCGCGTCGACCAACAGCTGGataatttttttcagacttGAGGTAAGGACGATTCCAGATTCTAAATGTGCATTTTGGATTACAATACTGCTGAAGAATTTAACAGGAAGTCCTCTTCTTCATAATTCTGCTTTGTACAATGCGTCAGTTGTTCtggcagcaaaaacaaacaaacaaaaaatcccaaacCCTCACCATGATGctcccaccaccatgcttgacagttGCTACACTGTTACACCTCAAAACACACTTCTCCACAAATAACTGTGTGAGTGTCTATGTGTGGCTTCTCCACGTATAACTTGTTCTTTATCCCGTCTGACCATGAAATCTTTCTCTGCTTATCCATGAGGGTAGCCGcaatttgcagcattttttgaAGGTGACAATTTTCTCCAAGCCAATGACCCTCAATTTACGTGACACCAGTTTTCCACTACCGTTTACACGAAGATTGTTTTAGCCTGGATTGTTTCTCTGAGAATGGGTCAGATTAGCCATTAAAATcttcaataaattaataaattcaaacctatttatttttttcttttgagcgTTAATTGAAACTGTTGTATAATCTTTCTATCCTAAGCTTCTGTCTGCAACTGAATGACTCAATTTTCCCCTTATCATGTTTTAGAAGGAGTGTCTGTATGTGGCTTGGCAGtcattggtttattttaagtctGACACTTTAGTCATGCAGACAATGTTCTCTGAtctgacacacacagagaactACAAGAGACTTTTCTTTTGGATCTCTGCTTTGTTATGAGCTTGGAGACCAAGTTCTTTTCCGCAAATTTAATGTTACATAATTTTATACCGTTAACATTTGTGCTACACTGTtacaagctgcagctgattcacATACAGGAAGAGAGCATGTGAGTTCATGACATTTTCGTATTGACTCTGTAATGTATTTGCTTAATAGGCTGAGACATGTTTGCTCCCAGGCTGTCCTGATAGCAAAACCAAAAGAGTTGCGCTTCCAAGCCTGCAAAGTTGTCAAAGTTTCTGCCTGTGTTGGTTCTTTGATGCACAAACACATCAGCGCCGGATTAAGGTTTAAAATAGAAGTCAGAGACTCGCCTATCAGGCGTGACCTATGATCGGGTAGAAGGTCCTCAACAGTATAAACCTTGTTGGTGATAAACGACTTACGCAAAGCAGTGTTTGGTTCATCCATGCAACAAGAAATACTTATGTATTTCTGATAAATACTCCGATTAGCTTTGGAAAAGCAAGATAAAATATTAGGTGGTTAGAAtagtgagttttttttgtgtgacttaTCTAAATATACCAGATTTTTAGCAGGATAAAACTGGTTCAAACCTGTTTTATCTGTGCTGCATGCACAGAGGTGAGTCGACTAGAGTGGGTGAAGgccaatgatgtttttttttaagtaggctaTAGAGGAATGTAATATGGagttaaactgtttttgttttttgtttgaaacaaacatACACAGCTCACAAACTTCTCCCCATCCCTCTCTGATGTGCTTCAGCTCTGTTTCCCCAGGCCATGTAAGAACAAACCTACAGAaactaaactgtaaaaacaaaatcagctgtATATCTGTTGTTTGATAATTGtaaaccaaactttttttttttttttacacccctccagggggtcttttttgtgggctctagagtccctttttacgaagtaggctgacaggaaagggggaaggagaggagggaagacatgcggtaaacgtcaccgggtccgggagtcgaacccacgacaactgcgtcgaggacttgaggcctccaaatgtgggtcgcactaacccctacgccaccacggcacgcccgtaAACCAAACTTTTAAGagataaaaaattgttttttacctGTTTACGCTAAGTATGATCCATGGTGCTGTGGGCTTTTGGTCATATAGAATTGTTGAGATTGTTTAGCTTTCTGCATGTTGTCTGACGGGATCTATGGAAGTGGTTTCTCGATGTTACTGGTAAAGCAGTAACCGGACCTGGGTGTTAATTAAACTAAACAAAGTTCAGTCAATCAAAGTTAGTAATTTAACCAAGGCCAGAAATTCTACTTTTACATAGGATCCAGCTgatttgaatagttttttttttctttaatcaacaAAATCATCATTGTGTTTACTTGCCTTATCTTtatctgatattaaaatatgtctaaCATGGAACAATTTTAGGTGTAGGTAACTGGAACATGTCTTGAAGAGGGAGGTTGAACAGATGAACTTTTTGTTGGTGAGAAAGCTGGGAACAAAAACAGGCCTGGGTCCCTGGCTGCATGCAGCccagtggaaaaacaaacacttattGTGAAGTGATCAGTCAAGAGTGTTGTTCTGAAATAAGAATATCATGAGTTTGAGAGCGAGCATTGGGCCTAGCCAGTTGCTAGGTAGCGCTGGATCCTCTTCAGCGTGTTGCAGCACTTTCAGCATGGAGCCACATTGGTCAACATTGCTGAGAAATAAGTGTGGAAACGAAATAACTGAAAATGAGTACAGGCAAAACTAAAACAGGCCCTTTAAAGCAGGGAGGTGAAAGAATGGAAGAACGGGGATTGATTTCCTCATTGGTCATTACATCTATAAATAcagacagaaacattatctGATTTAAACCTTCTTTCACTAAAATCATTGTCCCAGCAACATAgctaaatatgataaaaagtCACTTCATCAGTAAAGTATGCCCTCAGGTtctaacaataaatattttttcatagtCGATGGCAGAGGTAACTGATCAACTCCTTGCTGACAAAACCCTCTCAGACTGGCTCTGATGGCACATCTGGTGAGATGAAGCAGGCTGCGTGGCGTGTTGGTGCAAACAGCAAACATCGAGTCATAGAAGCCTTTATGTCGCTGCCAAAACAAAGAAACCCAAAGTCAAAGAATCGCTTGTGACATTTAAGAAAGAGGCTGCATATGTGGCTTCTCCAGTCTCAGTGAACCAAAGAAAGACTGGTCTACCTCATAGCAGTCGTCGGGAATAGCTCCTCTCCACTTTCTTGTaggttttaaatgttcatagGAGTTCACCAGAATTTCTACAACTTGGGGGTAGTCATAGCAGGACTCCAGTACCTGTCAAAAACATTACCCATCATCCATtgccttaaaatgtattttcacactttgtcattCGAACTTCAACCCGTCTCTTTTTTGTGAACGGTGTGAAAAACATGTATTCCCTCCTTTCAACTTCACAACTTGTtgacataaaatcataaaacataaaaatgaaagggACATGAATGCTGCACACTTTGGTACCTTGTGGAACTGCGGAGGATAGATCCGCGCTGCGTTATAGTTCAGCAGAAGCTGAAAGCAGACCTCAGGAATGGCCGTAGGCCTGACTCCTGTCACTTTGAGGACGTATTGAATGGGAGCACATCCATTGATGTCCATGGCTCGAACATCCGCTCCGGCCTCCAGCAGCATCTGCATCAGGACGTGATCGCAGTTCCAGGCTGCCATGTGGAGAGCTGTTTTATTATCCCCTTCCTTCAGGTTGGGATCTGCAACAGAAagataatgtttttaataagaagaaaagggaagaaaaaaaaaaagcttttcacacATTACAGCCTTGAAGTGGATCCAGAACCCCTCACCCGCTTGGTGGTCCAGCAGAAGGCGACAAACGAAATGATGATCTTGACTGTAGACTTGCTCCTTGGAGTCCAAAGCCCAAAAGGCTGCAGTCATTAAGGGGGTCTCCTGGAGAGCATTGAGGGTGTTCACGGAGGCCCTGTGGGTCAGAAGCAACGCCACCAGCTCTGGAACCCCAAATCTGGCGGCTGTGTGCAAAGGTGTGTCCTCCTCGTTGTTGTGGCTGGCTGTGCTGACCTTTGCACCTTCGTAAGCAACGCTTATCAGtgaatgaacattttcatttactcCTAGGCCAGTTCACACGCATGCACCCTCGCAGTTCTACCTTTGAGGATGAGCTGCCTGGCACACTCCACAGACTCCCTGGTGATGCAGTAGTGCAAAGGAGTGTGACCGCTCAGAGACAGGCTGTTGACCTTTGCCCCGTAAGCCAAGAGCAGGGCCACACAGTCGCTGTTGGAGACCTCGCAGGCCACATGCAGGGGCATCTTCCCATTGGGCATACTGTTGATGGCCGCACCTTTCTGGAGGAGGACCAGCGCTGTTTCCACGGCGTTGTACATCACACACACGTGGATACCCATCGCCCAGGATTTCTCCAGCTTGTAGCCTGGCAACCAGtatcctggaaaaaaaaaatcaatagagcttttttgagttattaaaaaagctcatttaaaattttagttaCTATATTTACTTCAGTGATTTAATGTTTGTGGGCGTTTAGCACCACCTAGTGGTTAAACTAATACATTACTATCATTATGGAGGGAAATAaggaaaatgtcatttttacttACCCTGTTTATAAGAGGCCAATAACATACTGGGATCTTCCACCTCCAGCACTGTGTCAATATCAAGCTTGCCAGTGTTCAAAATCTGCAGGACTTCCTCAGCATTGTTTTCCTGCAGGGCCTTCAGGAACTTCTCTTTTAGCTCTTTGACTGCCAGTTGCCTGGGGCTCAATTCCTCCATGCAATCCTGCAGAAAGTCACTCTGTCCTCCCAAGACCTCCTCGGGGTCTATTATTATCCACAAAGCATGTATGAGGTTGGATATGATCATACAGACAGTAGCGATAAGGGAATCAAGAAGCATGTCAACCATTAGAACCTAGCCATGGGAGTTGTTTTGGGAAGGAGGAGGGAAATGCAGTCGAAGAAGACGGGAAGCGAGCGGCAGCAGCGTGTCGTCACGAGGGAGAAAATAGTGACTCCTGAAGTGAGACGTAAATAGAAAGCATAGAGGTCGGTGCCTGCTCACCGTAGAACAGCTGTTCGGCTGAGATGTCTTGTCATTCAGTGGAAGGTCACATGGTATAAATAACCACCTTTCTGAGTATGTTAAAGGCTCTGGGGAactttgatgatttttatttttattttactttaaccAGATTATTTTCTGGGGACATCTTATCTGCTAAAAGTATTTCAAGAATCAAAAGGCACCAAACTTGCACatcaataatttagcaaagaAAACTCGGCAGTTTGTTTCTATCTGACACCCAAACAGCACCCTCTAGCTATAGATCTGGAAATatcttgaaaacaaaatgttttgaaatgttctcACACTTTATATAACAATGTGTTTTTAGTACATTTATtcaatcaaaagaaaaagttctgaaaaaacaaaaacagcagaaaaatcaaataaaaaacacagcagaaggCGACAGTTATTTGCACCCCCAAAtattcctgcaaaaaaaaaagtagcttctgttgttgttttgtttgttatactttatttctttttcaaattgatCAGTGTCCAGAAGCCTTTACCAAGTTATCTATGATTTCCTGTTTCATTAGGATATTAATGTAACGTGACACAGAAGGCAAATGTTCAAATTGTGAAAGATGACAGGACACACGGATAAaaggtcacaaaaaaaaaaaaaaagcctcaagaaaatgactaaaatttcCCATGTCTGCAGTTAGAAAAATTAGTAAAGGTAGAAAAAAGGTGTACTGTGAAATACAAATCTCCCAGCTCTGTTTATCTGAGCAGGGAGCTCTGGTAAACAAAACATATCCAGAGCTCCCTGTTAGAGCACTGCTGTAATTAATCGCATCTTGTGGTCACACCAAGTCTTTGCGTCatccattaatattttatacatcTCTGTTTGTGACATGTATTTTCTGCCCTATCATCAAATTTAAATgtgcagaggtttttttttttaaactgcaacaGGTAAAAAAACTGATAGGTAGGttatttatgataaataaacctgtttatgtccaaagaaaatcaaaataattaaagagGAACAAAGAAATAACCAAGGCAAACTGTGGACAATGACCGCACATTTTATTTAGCGTGACAGGTTGCTACCCTTTCAAACTCTgctgaatgcaaaaaaaaacaaaaaaaaaaaacaaccaaaggaGCAAGGCAAAGACAAAGTGGGGCAGCTTTGTAAGGGTAAAAGCAGGACTTACTGTCAATGGCAACGTTCTTTCACTCTCAATgcacataaaaagacaaacacttcCAGATCAATACTTGAACCATCTGCATTTCTTTGGCCTGCCAGGAACACCGGTGTCTCATCCATACATGGGATGAGTCAGTCCGGGCAAGGTCAATCAAAGACATCAGAGAAGATGCACCGCGGAGTCCCGCTGGTGGCTCGGGGTCTCCTCAAGCTTCTGACGAACTGTGCAAACACACTGACACAATATAAAACGAGGCTTCTGCAGGATCCTTACACCATATTGCTTTTAGTGTTTAACTGTACATACAAAAGAAATGAGTCAAAGGAGTCCAGTTTGCTGTGTATTCACAGAGggttacaaaatattttgtaggaATTATTCGTTAGCAGTAGCGCTGGAGCAGCATTCTGGTTGCAAGAGAGGAAAACCACAAGCACAACAGGAAATTACTACTGTGTATCCTTCTCTCTTTGGATGAACTTCTCATTTTCCGTTTGAGTTTTAATGGGAGGATTCATACATGATTTGGAAAAAGGGTATATTCGTACAATTCTGGATAAATCATTATTAGCTGTTAATAAAACTCTTTATATTTATAAGTTAAGAAAACAACAGATATATACTtagtaaaatatatgaataGATAAATAATAGTGACTGATGATGCTGCGACAATGCCTGTTCCTAATCTGTTAGCAGCAAGTCAATAAGGCTTCTTGAACAGAACGGGCTTACTCCAATCATGTGGCGCAAATCCTACAAAATGCTCCTTTGGAAACAAGAAACATACTTTTCATAATCTTAAATAGCATTTTAAATAACTCTGAAGCAACCTAACAAGTATTGGTTATGGTTTCAGCTGAATCAAATACAGAATTGGATAAGACATTGTTGATAGAGATGCACCGAGAGATCGGCTAGCGACCGGAATCAGAACTTAATTAGTCACAAGGAATTTCCAACCAACTCAAAAATCCGATCTTTTTTCCAATTGGGAAATTCACAGTATCTTGTGTTACCTTGTTACCAGGTTGTGATAACAACAACATACTTGTAGGATCGTTTTAAGACCATTATACATTGACTTGTACAAAGAAAACTTCACGTAAGTCATTAACATACTTACCTAAAagcttatatttaatttattggaaaaaaaaagctaaattaaataGAACTTTAGCAActaaagttgatgtttttagcTCTGACATGTAGCTACAGTCCTTAGACATCAATAATTTACTTACTGTTAGTTTCAAACTTAGTGGTGAGTTTAGTCAACCACTGAAATATGTAGATTCAAGTCAAATCTAGCTAAATGTAGATTATTTTAGATCCTGCAggaatcagtttttcttttacagcagGTCCTGGCATATCTAGAATTTGCTCATGCTGCAAGAGAATGAGAGAGGGCAAAACTTTCAGCATGTAACAGGAAGGGTAAATGTACTGCAAAGCTGCTTTATGTTATCCAATTCAGCTTTCACTCTATGTTATTAAATATTCTGAATTAGGAGATGTTTTGTTaatgagtgtttgtgtgtgggggtgtgtgtgcatgtgtgtgtgtgtgtaaatctCACAGTTTTTTTGTAATATGACACATGCTAGCTGTGTTAATCCTGATGCTAACTATGGCATAAAACATGAACTTTGtaaccattttatttctgttttaaaataatagaacAGCTCTTATGGTGACTAACATTATCGAAGctttatcaaacattttaaaatgctgttacattttcagatttgaaTACAGCTAAATTTGGCATTGCTTGATCAAGCTTTAGAAAAACTGGACATCTGAAATTGGCCAACAAGTCTAATCGGTACATCTCTAATCAATGTGGATTTCCAGTGTAACATTACAGCGTCAGGCATGATGTTTGCATGTGAATTATCAAAAAGAACAACAAGAAAGAATATAAGAGAATTAGCTTAGCATTTGTTTCGACACGCACACAGAAGCAGGTAGAGCTCAGGAAGTATTCAACTACTCTAGCATGTCTAAAGGCAGCAGCGGGGTTTAACTTTATTACCGACTTACAAAACGAGGTCAAAAGCAGGATATTAGTGGAGTCGGAGCAACATTATGCATATGAGTAGGACGTTTCAGTAAATGAGCTTCTTGAGGATTAGATTAGGTTACAAATTCACTGCTTGCACAGTACCTGAAAATCACTTACAAACCCAGCCCGGTGAATACAGTACGTCTTTTATCAGTCAAGCTGCTTTTTGATGTataaagtcaacattttcagtgtttgcaCTTCCAGTGTTCTCCAACAGatcttcttctctctctgttctgGTTCCTTGGGTGGAAGAAATAAGAGTCATGGAGACACCCAGTGGGGGGAGATGAGGGATGTCCTTTTAAAATCTACCTCGCAGACCTGACCTGCTTCACAAAAACAGTAGATTCTGCTCATTTAGGTTTTCACAAGTCTATTAAAATGGCACGTTAGACGTatctgtatttgtgtttatcACTGTACATGAACATGTGTTTTGTCTATGATGATATGGGAGGAAGATGAGATGAACTTCATCACAGATTGACTCTggatatgaataaataaaacccaatttACAGCtataaacagcaaaataaatagaacTTAATAACTCGTCAAAAAGGGTAAAATTACAGGATGGACAGGGGGTAAGGGAGAGAAAACTGGGAAAATGACGGACAGGATTCCACCAACCAAAAGCTAGTTTTAGTTTTGGTATGCCAGGGGAATAGGTCACTCAGCCCCTTCTGACGGTCAGCTGTGGAGCTCCAACTTTGAGAACTACAGAGCAGGCGTCCCGCTGGGTTTCTACGAGGGACCTGCTGACCTTCTGCTCCGCGAGATGCTACTCCGTGTGGCGCTACAGTTCAACAACAGGAGGTCGGGTTCTTTTCACTCCGTGGAGGTTTCTTTGCATGcatctttctgctgctgctccagctcTTTCTTCCGTTTCTTCTCGCGTTGTTTCTCCACTTTCTCCTGGTTGCGCCGGGCCTTCTCCATCAGAACTTTGAGGTCTTTGATCTTTTTCTTGATCAGGGAGCGGTCCTGGGAAGAAGTCACACCAAGagtctaaaaaaaacccaagacaaaacaaaaaaaacacattgttttattttgttttagcctGAGATTGTCAGTTCTTTTAATACAGCttaatcaaaatgttattttttttttaattttgtttgtggaGAAGTCCTGTTTATAAGTACTGAGAAGCTTCCAGGCACCCAACATGGGTATAAATATATTGTCCACCATAAACTATTTATTAGAGCACAGCGATCGAAAGAAATGTGGCATCAATAAAGTTTGGGCATAACTTTGTTACTGCTCTGGAGAGAATTAGTAGAGCTTATTTAAACTGGTTGGTTTCCAGGCATGGACCCAACATTTATGCATGgtttataaatttttattagTGTTAATTTTGGGGCTTTGGAGAGACTGTTCCAGAAACGTTTTAGCATTGttcatcaatttaaaaaaaaaaaaaagaagaagaaagttaagTCGAAAAATTCAAATGTGTCTTCAAATAGGGGAGAGGAGCTTAAATATAGAGAGGTGGAAATGATAAAAGGGAACAAAAGAGCTAATGACAGGTGAGTGGATGCAGCTGGGGAAGGAGGAACATTAGGGGAAAACCTGAAACTAATATGAACAGTAAACAAAGAGGTGCCATTCTACGGAAATAAATCCAAAGCATAAACAATAAGAATAAATTAACGCGCACAAGGAATAAACtactaaatgacaaaaaaatatggaaataatgaaatgatcaaaacataaacagaaatgacACTAAAATTCCAGATACGAATATGACACAGATTCCCCAACTTCTTCCATTTGAATTCAAATCAGAGGCTATATTTGAACACACtccaacatttttctccaaCAGAAAAATTATGCCAAACATACATTACAGATAGTTTGGTGACAAATATCAATTCCTCCAGAAATATGCCAAAAGTTTATTGATGGATACAATTATCTGCCTTGGAATGTGTTACATATTGACCAAAATATTTGTCAGGCTTCATGTGTGTCATGTTGACCCTTGTCCCTATTAGacaaatttacaataaatgcaCCAAACCTGAATAATAATCCTACCCATAATGAGTGCATGTAAACTTCTTTCTGGAATAAAACAGCTTT from Xiphophorus maculatus strain JP 163 A chromosome 13, X_maculatus-5.0-male, whole genome shotgun sequence encodes:
- the asb4 gene encoding ankyrin repeat and SOCS box protein 4, giving the protein MVDMLLDSLIATVCMIISNLIHALWIIIDPEEVLGGQSDFLQDCMEELSPRQLAVKELKEKFLKALQENNAEEVLQILNTGKLDIDTVLEVEDPSMLLASYKQGYWLPGYKLEKSWAMGIHVCVMYNAVETALVLLQKGAAINSMPNGKMPLHVACEVSNSDCVALLLAYGAKVNSLSLSGHTPLHYCITRESVECARQLILKGAKVSTASHNNEEDTPLHTAARFGVPELVALLLTHRASVNTLNALQETPLMTAAFWALDSKEQVYSQDHHFVCRLLLDHQADPNLKEGDNKTALHMAAWNCDHVLMQMLLEAGADVRAMDINGCAPIQYVLKVTGVRPTAIPEVCFQLLLNYNAARIYPPQFHKVLESCYDYPQVVEILVNSYEHLKPTRKWRGAIPDDCYERHKGFYDSMFAVCTNTPRSLLHLTRCAIRASLRGFCQQGVDQLPLPSTMKKYLLLEPEGILY